In Erigeron canadensis isolate Cc75 chromosome 1, C_canadensis_v1, whole genome shotgun sequence, a single window of DNA contains:
- the LOC122585519 gene encoding peptide deformylase 1A, chloroplastic-like, which produces MEVIRRLSKPLAGEYLRQTLINTSQIKPILKPRNFSSSSSSYSTQVGWFNGLGKKKKIISLPSIVQAGDPVLHEPAREVMVGEIGSERIQKITDDMIQVMRRRPGVGLAAPQIGIPLKIIVVEDTKEYIAQEPEEETKAHDRHPFDLMVILNLKLRKKSNKSALFFEGCLSVDGYRALFERFLEVEVRGLDRDGKPMKVNASGWQARILQHECDHLEGTLYVDKMVKRTFRTVENVDLPLASSCPEQGVC; this is translated from the exons ATGGAGGTGATACGACGGCTGTCAAAACCACTCGCCGGCGAATACTTGAGGCAAACCCTAATCAATACATCTCAGATTAAGCCCATTCTAAAACCAAGAAatttctcttcttcatcatcttcttattCTACTCAAGTAGGCTGGTTTAATGGGttgggaaagaaaaaaaagattatcaGTTTACCATCTATTGTGCAAGCCGGTGACCCGGTTCTTCATGAACCCGCCCGAGAAGTCATGGTTGGAGAAATCGGGTCGGAGCGTATCCAGAAGATAACTGATGATATGATTCAAGTTATGAGAAGACGACCCGGGGTTGGCCTTGCTGCTCCCCAAATTGGTATTCCTTTAAAA ATTATTGTAGTGGAGGATACTAAAGAATACATAGCACAAGAACCAGAAGAAGAGACCAAGGCACATGACAGGCATCCTTTTGATCTTATG GTTATTTTGAACCTAAAACTTAGAAAAAAGAGCAACAAGTCAGCATTGTTTTTTGAAGGCTGTTTAAG TGTTGATGGATACAGAGCATTGTTTGAAAGGTTTCTTGAGGTAGAGGTTAGGGGGTTGGATCGAGATGGGAAGCCCATGAAGGTGAATGCTAGTGGGTGGCAGGCTCGTATTTTACAACATGAATGTGATCATCTAGAGGGAACTCTGTATGTTGACAAGATGGTGAAACGAACATTCAGGACCGTTGAGAACGTGGACTTGCCTCTTGCTAGTAGCTGTCCTGAGCAGGGTGTTTGCTAG
- the LOC122581191 gene encoding WAT1-related protein At5g40230-like, whose product MNMNMKCSLPFIAMVVAQVAQVGLTLSSKKAIATGMHNFAYIFYSNALAFLVLLPAVFLVHRPPNRPALTFSVVSSFFGLGILGFLMQVIGYAGVTYASATVFTAILNLVPGFVFVFAIIFGLERLDNEGGWFKIIGTVVSVVGALIVTFYKGPTIITSCLSSIAPPLLLGESSNLILGGLLMLIDSVLAALFLIAQALLFKKYSAVLILMSAYCFIIAVLSLLASLILEHDLNSFSLQSKRRLLAILYAGFFGAGFQLTIGSWCMKIKGPLFVTIFQPLGIVIAAIMGILFLGDGLYLGCLIGSAFIVAGFYGVIWGKAKEDKNIDTTIVGSTQAPLLQDGSKDNNVV is encoded by the exons ATGAACATGAACATGAAGTGTTCGCTGCCATTTATCGCAATGGTGGTTGCTCAGGTTGCACAGGTGGGTCTAACATTATCCAGCAAGAAAGCCATAGCAACCGGGATGCACAACTTTGCATATATATTCTATTCCAACGCTTTAGCATTCTTAGTTCTTCTTCCTGCTGTATTTCTTGTTCATAG ACCACCAAATCGCCCTGCACTAACTTTCTCAGTCGTCAGCAGTTTCTTTGGACTTGGCATTCTCGG ATTCTTGATGCAAGTGATTGGATATGCAGGAGTTACATATGCTTCTGCTACAGTTTTCACGGCAATCCTTAACCTTGTACCAGGCTTTGTGTTTGTATTTGCCATCATCTTTGG GTTAGAGAGACTAGACAATGAAGGAGGGTGGTTTAAAATAATTGGAACAGTAGTTTCAGTTGTTGGAGCACTCATTGTGACTTTCTACAAAGGCCCTACAATTATAACGTCTTGTTTAAGTTCAATCGCTCCACCGCTGCTCCTAGGAGAATCATCAAACTTGATCCTTGGCGGACTGCTAATGCTAATTGACAGTGTTTTAGCCGCTTTGTTCCTTATCGCACAG GCATTGCTCTTCAAGAAATACTCAGCAGTGCTGATCTTGATGTCGGCTTACTGCTTCATTATAGCTGTCCTATCTCTTTTAGCCTCGTTGATTTTGGAACATGACCTGAATTCTTTTAGTTTACAGTCTAAAAGAAGGTTACTGGCCATCTTGTATGCG GGATTCTTTGGAGCTGGTTTCCAACTCACTATTGGATCATGGTGTATGAAAATAAAAGGACCACTTTTTGTTACAATTTTTCAACCATTAGGGATTGTCATTGCAGCTATCATGGGTATTCTATTTTTAGGAGACGGTCTCTATCTTGGATG TTTAATAGGATCAGCATTCATTGTTGCCGGATTCTATGGTGTAATTTGGGGAAAGGCTAAAGAAGATAAAAATATCGACACAACCATCGTTGGAAGCACACAGGCCCCTCTCTTGCAAGATGGCTCTAAAGACAATAATGTTGTGTGA
- the LOC122591848 gene encoding WAT1-related protein At3g28050-like, with amino-acid sequence MMIKSALPFVAMVVGQVAQVGLAVAGMKAIETGMRNFSFIFYSNVVASLVLLPAAFIIHKPPNRPALTFSVAGGFLGLGILGFLVQVVGYTGLTYASATVATAILNLIPGFTFVLAIIFGVEKLGYGRWAKIVGTTVSVAGALIVTFYSGPVIITSRLSSIAPKFLIGESSDLILGGVLMLIDSVLAALFIIAQALIMKKYPAVLIVMLAYCFIIAVLSLLTSLILEHDLNAFSLQSKTRLFSVLYSGFFGAGFQVTIGAWCVKMKGPLFVAMFHPLGIVIAAILGVIILGDGLYLGCLLGSAVIVIGFYGVMWGKAKEDKIVAASMVESSKFPLLQDKPEEHNVV; translated from the exons ATGATGATCAAGAGCGCACTGCCGTTTGTGGCGATGGTGGTGGGTCAGGTTGCACAGGTGGGTTTAGCGGTAGCTGGAATGAAAGCCATAGAAACCGGGATGCGTaacttttctttcatattttaCTCCAACGTGGTAGCATCTCTTGTTCTTCTTCCAGCTGCCTTTATCATTCATAA ACCACCAAATCGTCCTGCACTAACTTTCTCAGTTGCCGGTGGTTTTCTTGGGCTTGGCATACTAGG ATTCTTGGTACAGGTAGTTGGGTACACTGGACTTACATATGCTTCTGCTACTGTTGCTACAGCGATTCTTAATCTCATACCGGGCTTCACGTTTGTACTTGCCATCATCTTCGG GGTAGAAAAACTAGGTTATGGAAGGTGGGCCAAAATCGTTGGGACAACAGTTTCAGTTGCAGGAGCTCTCATCGTTACTTTCTACTCAGGCCCTGTGATTATAACGTCTCGTTTAAGTTCAATTGCCCCAAAATTTCTCATTGGGGAATCATCAGACTTGATACTTGGTGGAGTGCTGATGCTAATTGACAGTGTCTTAGCTGCATTGTTCATTATCGCACAG GCATTGATTATGAAGAAATATCCAGCTGTTTTGATTGTGATGCTGGCTTATTGCTTCATTATAGCCGTTCTCTCTCTTTTAACTTCCTTGATTTTAGAACACGACCTGAATGCATTTAGTTTACAGTCTAAAACAAGGTTATTTTCCGTTCTGTACTCG GGGTTCTTTGGAGCGGGTTTTCAAGTTACAATTGGAGCATGGTGTGTGAAGATGAAAGGACCACTTTTTGTTGCCATGTTTCACCCGTTAGGGATTGTCATTGCAGCCATTTTGGGTGTCATAATTTTAGGGGATGGTCTCTATCTTGGATG TTTACTCGGATCAGCAGTCATTGTTATTGGATTTTATGGTGTGATGTGGGGTAAGGCTAAAGAAGATAAAATTGTTGCTGCGAGCATGGTTGAGAGCTCAAAGTTCCCTCTCTTGCAAGACAAGCCTGAAGAGCACAATGTTGTatga
- the LOC122585985 gene encoding serine/arginine-rich splicing factor RSZ21-like, producing MSRAYVGNLDPQVSERELEAEFRVYGALKNVWIARRPTGDAFVEFDDRRDALDAIRALDGKNGWHVELFHNSRGEGGGGRGRGPRGGDNLNCYECGEPGHFVREYHSKVGARGVGSSRLRSSSPRHCRSPSHGRLSYSPRYSFRGRKSPPRRRISPLCDRTCSRSPSYRHA from the exons ATGTCGCGTGCGTACGTTGGAAATTTGGATCCACAAGTTTCGGAGCGAGAACTTGAAGCCGAATTTCGCGTCTATGGTGCTCTTAAGAA TGTGTGGATTGCTAGGAGACCAACTGGTGATGCATTTGTCGAGTTTGATGATCGCAGGGATGCTCTAGATGCTATAAGGGCTCTCGATG GGAAAAATGGTTGGCATGTGGAGCTTTTTCATAATTCTAGAGGAGAAGGTGGGGGAGGCCGTGGTCGTGGACCTCGTGGTGGTGATAACCTCAACTGTTATGAATGTGGTGAGCCTGGTCATTTTGTGCGGGAATATCACTCAAAAGTTGGTGCACGAGGTGTAGGAAGCAGTCGTCTTCGTAGTTCAAGTCCAAGACACTGTAGGAGTCCAAGTCATGGTCGTTT GAGTTATAGTCCACGGTACAGTTTTCGTGGAAGGAAGTCTCCGCCTCGTCGTAGGATATCACCTCTTTGTGATCGTACCTGCAGCAGGTCACCTTCATATCGCCATGCCTGA
- the LOC122585134 gene encoding uncharacterized protein LOC122585134, translating to MKKAGVLTLGDGSTCNVKGIGTVKIKMFNGAIYTLVGVAYVPKMCKNLVSLSLLDSQGYGYSARGGVLKITRGYKVLMKGEKYDGLYRLVGSTICTRISKVWKVYTQETDQKQLMRCLTHVDNGEKENPTKGEVESGPR from the exons ATGAAGAAGGCAGGTGTGCTAACTTTAGGCGACGGGTCTACATGCAATGTCAAAGGTATCGGCACtgtaaaaatcaaaatgtttaaTGGAGCCATTTATACTCTAGTTGGGGTGGCATATGTCCCCAAGATGTGTAAGAATCTAGTTTCATTAAGCCTGTTGGATTCTCAAGGATACGGGTATTCAGCCCGAGGTGGAGTTCTGAAAATCACACGTGGCTACAAGGTCCTGATGAAGGGAGAGAAGTATGATGGTTTGTATCGTCTAGTGGGGAGTACAATATGTACTCGAATCTCGAAGGTTTGGAAAGTGTACACACAAGAAACGGATCAGAAACAATTAATGAGATGTTTGACTCATGTAGACAATGGTGAAAAGGAAAATCCTACTAAGGGAGAG GTGGAGTCAGGACCAAGGTAA
- the LOC122581386 gene encoding serine/arginine-rich splicing factor RSZ23-like — MWLMLGFQRKNSWRVKLVHNSNGDGGGGCGRGPRGCDDIKCYACGEPGHFVQACHSKVGTRGVGSSRCLSRSPRRCTSRSYRSDDDLTDDDSDYDCHGGYAASRKPSSASQVPLKKRLDPAECDVELGQTHMFDACFL, encoded by the exons ATGTggttgatgttgggttttcaaa GGAAAAATAGTTGGCGTGTGAAGCTTGTCCATAATTCTAATGGAGACGGTGGTGGAGGCTGTGGCCGTGGACCTCGTGGTTGTGATGACATCAAGTGCTATGCATGTGGTGAGCCTGGTCATTTTGTGCAGGCTTGTCACTCAAAAGTTGGTACACGAGGTGTAGGAAGCAGTCGTTGTCTTAGTCGAAGTCCAAGACGTTGTACGAGTCGAAGTTATAGGAGTGATGATGATTTAACCGATGATGACTCGGATTACGATTGTCATGGGGGGTATGCTGCCTCCAGGAAGCCTTCTTCTGCATCTCAAGTTCCTTTAAAGAAAAGATTGGATCCTGCTGAATGTGACGTTGAACTAGGTCAGACCCACATGTTTGACGCGTGTTTCTTATAA
- the LOC122603098 gene encoding serine/arginine-rich splicing factor RSZ21-like, protein MSRVYVGNLDQRVTERDLEDEFRVYGVLKNVWVARRPPGYAFVEFDDRRDALDAIRALDGKNGWRVELSHNSKEGGGGGRGRGPPRSGGDSLKCYECGEPGHFARECRSKVGPRGLGSGYRRSPSPRRRRSPSYGRRSYSPRYSPRGRKSPPRRSVSPRRGRSYSRSPPPYRRPRRDSPYANGV, encoded by the exons ATGTCGCGTGTGTACGTTGGAAATTTGGATCAGCGAGTAACGGAGCGAGACCTTGAAGATGAATTTCGCGTCTATGGCGTTCTGAAAAA TGTGTGGGTTGCCAGGAGACCACCTGGTTACGCATTTGTCGAGTTTGATGACCGCAGGGATGCTCTGGATGCTATTCGGGCTCTCGATG GGAAAAATGGTTGGCGTGTGGAGCTTTCACATAATTCTAAAGAAGGTGGTGGAGGAGGACGTGGTCGTGGACCTCCTCGTAGTGGTGGTGATAGCCTCAAGTGTTATGAATGTGGTGAGCCTGGTCATTTTGCCCGGGAATGTCGCTCAAAAGTTGGTCCACGAGGTTTAGGAAGTGGCTATCGTCGTAGCCCAAGTCCAAGACGCCGTAGGAGTCCAAGTTATGGTCGTCG GAGTTATAGCCCACGCTACAGTCCTCGTGGAAGAAAGTCTCCACCTCGCCGTAGCGTATCACCTCGTCGTGGTCGTAGCTACAGCAGGTCACCACCTCCATATCGCCGTCCTCGACGTGATTCACCTTATGCAAATGG AGTGTAA